The uncultured Carboxylicivirga sp. genomic interval AAGGCATAATGTAAGAAGTCCCACTTGTATTTATTTTCCTTAACCATTTTAATCGCATTAGTAGGATCTTCATCTAAAATAATAGTAACCAGTTTAACATCACGCTTCATGCGCTTCGAAATGACATCTAACAACTGTAGATCCTGTTTACAGGCATGATTTTCGGTGTGTATAAAACTCAGATATACAAAATGACCAATATAATCGTCCAAAGACTTTTCTTTACCATCCAAACGATAAAGCGTAAAATCAGGTGCTTGGGTACCAGGCCTCAAGCGCATAACCCTTTCATGCAGGCCTATAGCTAATTCTCTTACTGTTTCGTTACACCCTTCTTTTTCAGCTTCATTATAAAGATTAATTATACGCCCTTCGTTATATCTACCAGAATAAAACGCATCGTACATACCTTTCATTAGAACCACTTCCGCCAATTCAGGATTTTCGAACAATGGATCGGTTTGTAAAATTGATGAAAGGGTATCAAAACCTACTCTGGAGTTAAACGCTTTACGCAGCGAATCTCCTTTTGAACTTGTAAGATAAGATGTAAAAAAATCTTTGAATACGGTATTTAAAGCTATTTGAAAACTTGGCATAAATAAATCAACATCATGCTTTGTAAAAACATCTTCCATTACATGACGTTTCTGTCGTTTATATGCTAAAAACTTAAGATCGGCATATGCATATTGTTTGTATCTATAAAAATAGCTTCCCTCTGCAGAAGGATACAAACTATCTAATTTTGTTATGATACTATTGGCTTTTCGCACATCGCCACGTGAGAATATTTTAACAGCATTCTTATCATACAAACTTTTTAGAGAAGCATCAAACTCAGTGATATTCTTATTTAATTGTTGAGCATCTTCATTGGCAATTCCAATAATAACATCTTCGGGAATGAAAAACGGATTAAATCGCTCAGCATCGGTACGTGGTTGGAACGGAGGCAAAACCAACTCATAGGTTTTACCAGGCTCAAGATAAATATTACCTCTATAACGCCCCACATCAAGGGTTGCAAACGTTATTCGATCAAGATCCAGCGTTTCGTTAAAATTACCTTTTTTATCAACCTCAATTACCAATAAGCTCTGCTTTTCGTCTGATATTGGATTAACAGTTGTTTCCAACACCAGACTCAGATTGGCATACTCAGGTGCATTACCTTTTAGTACAACACTTTGCTGCGCTACCAATTGAACAGCACCTAAAACTAAGGCTGATAATATGAGTAATCCGTACCTCACGCTACAGGTATTTTTCGATATTAATTTGTACTGCTTTAGGAAGAAATTGACTGGCATCTCCTGCATGTTTAATTATATCACGCACAATTGAACTGTTCACTGGAGTATGCTCAGGAGTAGTTAAAAGAAAAACAGAATCGATACCGCTCATTGCTTTATTTACCTGAGCAATAGCTCGTTCGTATTCAAAATCGGCAGCTGTTCTGATGCCTCTTAAAATATGAGTACACTTTTGTTCTTTGGCAAACTCTACCGTTAAACCTTCGTATTTTTCAACAACAACACGCTCATCGTTATTAAACACATCTCTAATCCATTTCATTCTATCTTCAACAGGAAAAAAATCCTTTTTATTGGAATTATATCCAACTGCAATGATCACCTTTTCAAAAAGACTTAGTCCTCTCCTTACAACATCTTCGT includes:
- the coaD gene encoding pantetheine-phosphate adenylyltransferase; protein product: MIKTAIFPGSFDPFTVGHEDVVRRGLSLFEKVIIAVGYNSNKKDFFPVEDRMKWIRDVFNNDERVVVEKYEGLTVEFAKEQKCTHILRGIRTAADFEYERAIAQVNKAMSGIDSVFLLTTPEHTPVNSSIVRDIIKHAGDASQFLPKAVQINIEKYL
- a CDS encoding TlpA disulfide reductase family protein encodes the protein MRYGLLILSALVLGAVQLVAQQSVVLKGNAPEYANLSLVLETTVNPISDEKQSLLVIEVDKKGNFNETLDLDRITFATLDVGRYRGNIYLEPGKTYELVLPPFQPRTDAERFNPFFIPEDVIIGIANEDAQQLNKNITEFDASLKSLYDKNAVKIFSRGDVRKANSIITKLDSLYPSAEGSYFYRYKQYAYADLKFLAYKRQKRHVMEDVFTKHDVDLFMPSFQIALNTVFKDFFTSYLTSSKGDSLRKAFNSRVGFDTLSSILQTDPLFENPELAEVVLMKGMYDAFYSGRYNEGRIINLYNEAEKEGCNETVRELAIGLHERVMRLRPGTQAPDFTLYRLDGKEKSLDDYIGHFVYLSFIHTENHACKQDLQLLDVISKRMKRDVKLVTIILDEDPTNAIKMVKENKYKWDFLHYALMPKVVLDYNIKALPVYYVIDPDGKLILSPSPAPGESFGPIFQEAVRKYNYENLRRNKPKAKSIYDL